A single region of the Sandaracinaceae bacterium genome encodes:
- a CDS encoding serine/threonine protein kinase codes for MDDRFFFCPACEEPHLADDLPLSCPLRDDGVDDAPHDTLSDASATPQLKSLRAGTLVDDRYVIEGRIGEGGMGAVFRAKDLRVGRIVALKTLHGEFQSDSHAVQRFEREARVMAALNHPGVVRVLDSGLIDARAAYLVMELLTGETLADALDRERRLTVPDACSAASQVLATLSAVHKGGFVHRDLKPANVFVAEVGPLRMVKLLDFGLSRETRRSAVRLTNPGTVLGTPCYMSPALIRGQDPSPQSDVYAVATILFELLCGDLPIAFGEESVVAAFTKILNAPRRHPLQLNPDLPVRLAELLALAVSGDGHFRSAYEFLLALDETQGGAFMNSEISRLLPRTAPG; via the coding sequence GTGGACGATCGCTTCTTCTTCTGCCCGGCCTGCGAGGAACCGCACCTCGCCGATGACTTGCCGTTGAGCTGTCCGCTGCGCGACGACGGGGTCGACGATGCGCCGCACGACACGCTGTCCGACGCGTCGGCGACGCCACAGCTGAAGAGCTTGCGCGCGGGCACGCTCGTCGACGACCGCTACGTCATCGAGGGGCGCATCGGAGAGGGCGGCATGGGCGCCGTGTTCCGCGCCAAGGACCTGCGCGTGGGGCGCATCGTCGCGCTCAAGACGCTCCACGGTGAGTTCCAGAGCGACTCGCACGCCGTGCAGCGCTTCGAGCGCGAGGCACGGGTGATGGCCGCCTTGAACCATCCAGGCGTCGTGCGCGTGCTGGACTCCGGGTTGATCGACGCGCGGGCGGCCTACCTGGTGATGGAGCTGCTCACGGGCGAGACGCTCGCGGACGCCCTCGACCGCGAGCGGCGCCTGACTGTCCCGGACGCGTGCAGCGCGGCCAGCCAGGTGCTCGCCACGCTCAGCGCGGTACACAAGGGCGGCTTCGTGCACCGCGACCTCAAGCCCGCGAACGTGTTCGTGGCGGAGGTGGGACCGCTGCGGATGGTCAAGTTGCTCGACTTCGGGCTCAGCCGCGAGACCCGCCGCAGCGCCGTGCGCCTCACGAACCCGGGGACCGTCCTCGGCACGCCATGTTACATGTCGCCCGCGCTCATCCGTGGGCAGGACCCGTCGCCCCAGTCCGACGTGTACGCCGTGGCGACCATCTTGTTCGAGCTGCTGTGTGGCGACCTCCCCATCGCGTTCGGCGAAGAGTCGGTGGTCGCCGCGTTCACCAAGATCCTGAACGCGCCGCGGCGGCACCCGCTCCAGCTCAACCCCGACCTCCCGGTGCGGCTGGCCGAGCTGCTCGCGTTGGCCGTGTCTGGCGACGGCCACTTTCGTAGCGCCTACGAGTTCTTGCTCGCCCTCGACGAGACGCAGGGGGGCGCATTCATGAACTCCGAGATCTCTCGGCTTCTGCCGCGGACGGCGCCGGGGTAG
- the dnaK gene encoding molecular chaperone DnaK produces MSHVIGIDLGTTNSCVAIVEGGSPTVIANKQGYKTTPSIVAITETGERLVGQIAARQSITNPIDTAYATKRLIGRDFDSEEVRLAQANVPYRIVGGRAGDVRVVLRGKEFSIPEIAAIILQEMRIVAEDYLHDTVDQAVVTVPAYFSDSQRQAVRDAGLIAGLDVLRIVNEPTAAAIAYGFHRGEDKTIAVYDLGGGTFDVSIVRVTRDGNFRVIATTGDSFLGGEDFDERVMEWLVDAFEAEHQVSLRDSPVAMQRLRQAAQKAKCELSTETQTEIQLPFIVTEGPTGPLNMHYRMSREQLEGLTEDLIERTIEICDHALQHANLGSRGVDEVVLVGGQTRMPAVARAVSKHFGKAPSKSIHPDECVAVGAAIQGAAMLRQIEDVNLEDVTAHSLGIATAGDVFDPIIRANTRVPCRVPSLFTTSRDGQDRLKIVVLEGESARASENHSLQEFALAGLRSAPAGSVEVEVAFTIDENGIFSASAKDLETGQETRIEITGDSGMSQQELQQLSDEHADYLEMRRGEELVEGLRQSAETLVADLERALDRLGTIVKKSEAAQQAEDNAREVLSRAKPRLSGAGRGELAEHLVLLEDAARQLDPFSR; encoded by the coding sequence ATGTCGCACGTGATCGGAATCGACCTCGGAACCACCAACAGCTGCGTCGCCATCGTCGAAGGGGGCTCCCCGACGGTCATCGCCAACAAGCAGGGCTACAAGACCACGCCGTCGATTGTCGCCATCACGGAGACCGGGGAGCGTTTGGTTGGCCAGATCGCAGCCCGTCAGTCCATCACCAACCCAATCGACACGGCCTACGCGACCAAGCGCCTCATCGGGCGCGACTTCGACAGTGAAGAGGTGCGGCTGGCGCAGGCCAACGTGCCCTATCGCATCGTCGGTGGGCGCGCGGGTGACGTGCGCGTGGTGCTCCGCGGCAAGGAATTCAGCATCCCCGAGATCGCCGCGATCATCTTGCAAGAGATGCGCATCGTGGCGGAGGACTACCTGCACGACACGGTCGATCAGGCGGTCGTGACCGTCCCCGCGTACTTCAGCGACAGCCAGCGCCAGGCGGTCCGCGACGCGGGGCTGATCGCCGGCCTCGACGTGCTCCGCATCGTCAACGAGCCCACCGCGGCCGCCATCGCGTACGGGTTTCACCGGGGCGAGGACAAGACTATCGCGGTCTACGACCTCGGCGGCGGCACGTTCGACGTGTCCATCGTGCGCGTCACGCGCGACGGCAACTTCCGCGTCATCGCCACCACCGGCGACTCGTTCCTGGGGGGTGAGGACTTCGACGAGCGCGTCATGGAGTGGCTGGTGGACGCGTTCGAAGCCGAGCATCAGGTGTCGCTGCGCGACTCCCCCGTCGCGATGCAGCGCCTGCGCCAAGCAGCGCAAAAGGCCAAGTGCGAGCTCTCCACGGAGACGCAGACCGAGATCCAGCTCCCGTTCATCGTCACCGAGGGCCCCACGGGACCGCTCAACATGCACTATCGCATGTCGCGTGAGCAGCTCGAGGGGCTCACCGAGGACCTGATCGAGCGCACCATCGAGATCTGCGACCACGCCCTGCAGCACGCGAACCTCGGTAGCCGTGGTGTGGACGAGGTGGTGCTCGTGGGCGGCCAGACCCGTATGCCGGCGGTGGCGCGCGCGGTCAGCAAGCACTTCGGCAAGGCGCCGTCCAAGAGCATCCACCCGGACGAGTGCGTGGCGGTGGGCGCGGCCATCCAGGGCGCCGCGATGCTGCGCCAGATCGAAGACGTGAACCTGGAAGACGTGACCGCTCACTCGCTCGGCATCGCCACGGCGGGCGACGTGTTCGACCCGATCATCCGGGCGAACACGCGCGTGCCCTGCCGCGTGCCGAGCCTGTTCACCACCAGCCGCGACGGGCAGGACCGCCTCAAGATCGTCGTGCTCGAGGGCGAGTCTGCACGGGCCAGCGAGAACCACAGCTTGCAGGAGTTCGCCCTCGCTGGGCTGCGGAGCGCACCCGCTGGCAGCGTGGAGGTGGAGGTCGCGTTCACCATCGACGAGAACGGCATCTTCAGCGCCTCCGCGAAGGATCTCGAGACGGGACAGGAGACGCGCATCGAGATCACCGGCGACAGCGGGATGTCCCAGCAGGAGCTCCAGCAGCTCAGCGACGAACACGCCGACTACCTCGAGATGCGTCGCGGGGAGGAGCTGGTCGAGGGTCTGCGCCAGAGCGCCGAGACGCTGGTCGCCGACCTCGAGCGCGCCCTCGACAGGCTCGGGACCATCGTGAAGAAGAGCGAGGCCGCGCAGCAGGCCGAGGACAACGCGCGCGAGGTGCTCTCGCGGGCCAAGCCGCGCCTGTCGGGTGCGGGTCGCGGTGAGTTGGCCGAGCACTTGGTGCTGCTGGAGGACGCAGCGCGACAGCTCGATCCATTCTCGCGTTGA
- the nth gene encoding endonuclease III, protein MTRKEKASRILAQLDELYPTQPIPLDHHDAFTLLVAVLLSAQTTDKKVNEVTPALFAAADNPAAMAALPVETILGHIRQVGLAPTKARNVKALSELLLSRHGGEVPASFEALEALPGVGHKTASVVMAQAFGVPAFPVDTHIHRLASRWGLSAAKNVEQTERDLKALFPRDAWNRAHLQIIYFGREHCPARGHDLASCPICGWAASKKRIAAGT, encoded by the coding sequence ATGACCCGCAAGGAAAAGGCCTCACGCATCCTGGCCCAGCTGGACGAGCTCTACCCGACCCAGCCCATCCCCCTGGACCACCACGACGCGTTCACCTTGCTGGTCGCCGTACTGCTCAGCGCGCAGACCACCGACAAGAAGGTCAACGAGGTGACCCCGGCGCTGTTCGCGGCTGCGGACAACCCGGCGGCGATGGCAGCCCTGCCAGTCGAGACCATCCTCGGGCACATCCGGCAGGTCGGCCTCGCGCCCACCAAGGCACGCAACGTCAAGGCCCTGTCCGAGCTCTTGCTGTCGCGGCACGGGGGAGAGGTGCCAGCGAGCTTCGAGGCCCTCGAGGCACTCCCGGGTGTGGGCCACAAGACGGCGTCGGTGGTGATGGCGCAGGCCTTCGGGGTTCCGGCCTTCCCGGTGGACACCCACATCCATCGGCTGGCCAGCCGCTGGGGGCTCTCCGCGGCCAAGAACGTGGAGCAGACGGAGCGCGACCTGAAGGCGTTGTTCCCAAGAGACGCGTGGAATCGCGCACACTTGCAGATCATCTACTTCGGTCGGGAGCACTGCCCCGCGCGGGGCCACGACCTCGCCAGCTGTCCCATCTGCGGCTGGGCCGCGAGCAAGAAGCGCATCGCCGCGGGCACCTGA
- a CDS encoding metalloregulator ArsR/SmtB family transcription factor, producing the protein MPETLATQDAAEPSTPRWELYKLLGEPERLRLLALASSEELTVGELAELLGESQPNVSRRVKALKQAGLLAVRKQGTRALVALAAGHTDDAVVHDALRAGARLCAADGSLQRVAEVVAARDEHAREFFAQALETSTPELPPELPAYLSALAPLIPRRRVAVDAGTGDGSLLDVLAPVFERVVAVDRSEARIAQAHARLAQRGYRNVELLTAAYDADSVAERLSTLGGADVVFAARVLHHAPRPQEAIRRLAGLLAPGGALVVLDYLPHEDEALREKQADLWLGFAPDELRQLATRAQLVDAALHRIPHVRCGNGPDAHLDWQVLVARRPQLP; encoded by the coding sequence GTGCCCGAGACCCTCGCCACCCAGGACGCCGCCGAGCCGTCCACCCCCCGCTGGGAGCTGTACAAGCTCTTGGGCGAGCCCGAGCGGCTGCGGCTCTTGGCGCTGGCGAGCAGCGAGGAGCTGACCGTCGGTGAGCTGGCCGAGCTGCTGGGCGAGTCGCAGCCGAACGTGTCGCGCCGCGTGAAGGCGCTGAAGCAGGCGGGGCTGCTGGCCGTGCGCAAGCAGGGGACGCGCGCGCTCGTGGCGCTGGCCGCCGGGCACACGGACGACGCGGTGGTGCACGACGCCCTGCGCGCTGGGGCCCGCCTCTGCGCGGCAGACGGAAGCCTGCAGCGCGTGGCCGAGGTGGTGGCTGCCCGGGACGAACACGCGCGCGAGTTCTTCGCGCAGGCCCTCGAGACCAGCACGCCGGAGCTGCCGCCGGAGCTGCCGGCGTACTTGTCGGCGCTGGCCCCGCTCATCCCGCGCAGGCGCGTGGCCGTCGACGCGGGCACGGGCGACGGAAGCCTGCTGGACGTCCTGGCGCCCGTGTTCGAGCGCGTCGTGGCCGTGGACCGCTCCGAGGCCCGCATCGCGCAAGCGCACGCGCGCCTCGCTCAGCGCGGCTACCGGAATGTCGAGCTGCTCACGGCGGCGTACGACGCGGACTCGGTCGCAGAGCGGCTGTCCACGCTGGGCGGAGCGGACGTGGTGTTCGCCGCCCGCGTGCTGCACCACGCGCCGCGCCCCCAAGAGGCCATCCGACGACTGGCGGGGCTGCTGGCTCCCGGCGGCGCGCTGGTCGTGCTGGACTACCTGCCGCACGAGGACGAGGCCCTGCGCGAGAAGCAGGCCGACCTGTGGCTCGGCTTCGCCCCGGACGAGCTCCGGCAGCTGGCCACGCGCGCGCAGCTGGTGGACGCCGCGCTCCACCGCATCCCCCATGTCCGCTGCGGCAACGGCCCGGACGCGCACCTCGACTGGCAGGTGCTCGTCGCGCGCCGCCCGCAGCTCCCCTGA
- a CDS encoding adenosylhomocysteinase, which produces MTEKLKYKVADMSLADWGRREIKIAEHEMPGLMALRREFGEKQPLKGARIAGCLHMTIQTAVLIETLTALGAEVTWTSCNIFSTQDHAAAAIAATGVPVFAWKGETEEEYDWCIYQQLEAFKDGKRPNLILDDGGDLTAIIHKHYPQWFEGEDRIVGLSEETTTGVHRLYEMSAKQQLFCPAINVNDSVTKSKFDNLYGCRESLVDGIKRATDVMIAGKIAVVCGYGDVGKGCAQALARQGARVMITEVDPICALQACMEGFQVVTMDDAAPIADIVVTATGCFNVVTGAHMKQMKNEAILCNIGHFDSEIEMSYLTNPANGVKEEEIKPQVDHFIFPDGKRIIVLARGRLVNLGCATGHPSFVMSNSFTNQVLAQMTLWNDTDEYEKGEVYVLPKQLDEKVASLHLGQLGAKLTILSPEQAQYLGVTPEGPFKPERYRY; this is translated from the coding sequence ATGACCGAAAAGCTGAAGTACAAAGTTGCCGACATGTCCCTGGCCGACTGGGGCCGTCGCGAGATCAAGATCGCCGAGCACGAGATGCCCGGCCTCATGGCGCTGCGCCGCGAGTTCGGCGAGAAGCAGCCGCTCAAGGGCGCGCGCATCGCGGGCTGCCTGCACATGACCATCCAGACCGCCGTGCTGATCGAGACCCTCACCGCGCTCGGCGCCGAGGTCACCTGGACCAGCTGCAACATCTTCTCGACGCAGGACCACGCCGCGGCCGCCATCGCCGCCACCGGCGTGCCCGTCTTCGCCTGGAAGGGCGAGACCGAGGAGGAGTACGACTGGTGCATCTACCAGCAGCTCGAGGCGTTCAAGGACGGCAAGCGCCCCAACTTGATCCTCGACGACGGCGGCGACCTGACCGCCATCATCCACAAGCACTACCCGCAGTGGTTCGAGGGTGAGGACCGCATCGTGGGCCTGTCCGAGGAGACCACCACGGGCGTGCACCGCCTGTACGAGATGAGCGCCAAGCAGCAGCTGTTCTGCCCCGCCATCAACGTCAACGACTCGGTCACGAAGTCCAAGTTCGACAACCTCTACGGCTGCCGCGAGTCGCTGGTGGACGGCATCAAGCGCGCGACCGACGTCATGATCGCGGGCAAGATCGCGGTCGTGTGCGGCTACGGCGACGTGGGCAAGGGATGCGCCCAGGCGCTCGCGCGTCAGGGCGCCCGCGTGATGATCACCGAGGTCGACCCCATCTGCGCCCTGCAGGCATGCATGGAGGGCTTCCAGGTGGTGACCATGGACGACGCGGCGCCCATCGCCGACATCGTCGTCACCGCGACCGGCTGCTTCAACGTCGTCACCGGCGCGCACATGAAGCAGATGAAGAACGAGGCGATCCTCTGCAACATCGGGCACTTCGACTCGGAGATCGAGATGTCCTACCTCACCAACCCGGCGAACGGCGTGAAGGAGGAGGAGATCAAGCCGCAGGTGGACCACTTCATCTTCCCCGACGGCAAGCGCATCATCGTGCTGGCCCGTGGCCGCCTGGTGAACCTCGGCTGCGCCACTGGTCACCCCAGCTTCGTCATGAGCAACAGCTTCACCAACCAGGTGCTGGCGCAGATGACGCTGTGGAACGACACGGACGAGTACGAGAAGGGCGAGGTCTACGTCCTCCCGAAGCAGCTGGACGAGAAGGTGGCCTCGCTGCACCTGGGCCAGCTGGGCGCGAAGCTGACCATCCTCTCGCCGGAGCAGGCGCAGTACCTCGGCGTCACCCCCGAGGGACCGTTCAAGCCCGAGCGCTACCGCTACTGA
- a CDS encoding glyceraldehyde-3-phosphate dehydrogenase, with the protein MADKSETYLAEWQQREDLAERMLPLVGALYRRHGIVVLIHGVSLVQATPLEIIKAHRFARRLDGNELPLEDTFEAIFAMTAMDLAPAKVDVGKLRRNFGREQGAGSFGDYVRAALASLNTGREPMRREPQDVVLYGFGRIGRLMARIIVDKMGGGEKFRLRAIVVRPGKEGDLQRRASLLRRDSIHGPFGGTIRVDQEENALVINGNMVRVIYANAPEDVDYAQYGIRDAIVVDNTGIWRDREGLGRHLKAKGVAKVILTAPGQGDVPNIVFGVNEGTLPADASIVSAASCTTNAIVPVLKVINDQFGIQSGHMETVHSYTNDQNLIDNFHKKARRGRAAPLNLVITETGAAKAVAKALPELAGKLTGNAIRVPTPNVSLAILNLALGKPITKPELNDHLRQVAIDSPLQDQIDYLTSPDIVSSDLVGNRHAGIVDATATITDDNRCVLYVWYDNEYGYSCQVMRLVQHMAGVRPPTFPS; encoded by the coding sequence ATGGCTGACAAGTCCGAGACCTACCTCGCCGAGTGGCAACAGCGCGAAGACCTGGCCGAGCGGATGCTGCCGCTGGTGGGCGCGCTCTACCGCCGCCACGGCATCGTCGTGCTCATCCACGGTGTGTCGCTGGTGCAGGCCACGCCGCTCGAGATCATCAAGGCCCACCGCTTCGCGCGTCGCCTGGATGGAAACGAGCTGCCCCTGGAGGACACCTTCGAGGCCATCTTCGCGATGACCGCCATGGACCTCGCGCCGGCGAAGGTGGACGTCGGCAAGCTGCGCCGCAACTTCGGGCGCGAACAGGGCGCGGGCTCGTTCGGCGACTACGTGCGCGCCGCGCTGGCCAGCCTGAACACCGGCCGCGAGCCCATGCGTCGCGAGCCCCAGGACGTGGTGCTCTACGGCTTCGGGCGCATCGGGCGTCTGATGGCCCGCATCATCGTGGACAAGATGGGCGGCGGCGAGAAGTTCCGCCTGCGCGCCATCGTGGTGCGCCCGGGTAAGGAGGGCGACCTGCAGCGTCGCGCGAGCTTGCTGCGCCGCGACTCCATTCACGGGCCCTTCGGCGGTACCATCCGGGTGGATCAAGAAGAGAACGCGCTCGTCATCAACGGCAACATGGTGCGCGTCATCTACGCGAACGCGCCGGAAGACGTGGACTACGCGCAGTACGGTATCCGCGACGCCATCGTGGTGGACAACACCGGCATCTGGCGCGACCGCGAGGGCCTCGGGCGTCACCTGAAGGCCAAGGGCGTGGCCAAGGTCATCCTCACAGCGCCGGGTCAGGGGGACGTGCCGAACATCGTGTTCGGCGTGAACGAGGGCACGCTTCCGGCAGATGCGTCCATCGTGTCGGCCGCAAGCTGCACCACCAACGCCATCGTGCCGGTGCTGAAGGTCATCAACGACCAGTTCGGCATCCAGTCGGGGCACATGGAGACGGTGCACTCGTACACCAACGACCAGAACCTGATCGACAACTTCCACAAGAAGGCGCGCCGCGGGCGGGCCGCCCCGCTGAACCTGGTCATCACGGAGACGGGCGCGGCCAAGGCGGTGGCCAAGGCCCTCCCCGAGCTGGCTGGGAAGCTCACGGGCAACGCCATCCGCGTGCCCACTCCGAACGTGTCGCTGGCCATCCTGAACCTCGCGCTGGGCAAGCCCATCACCAAGCCCGAGCTCAACGATCACTTACGGCAGGTGGCCATCGACTCGCCGCTGCAGGACCAGATCGACTACCTCACCTCGCCGGACATCGTGTCGAGCGACCTGGTGGGCAACCGGCACGCGGGCATCGTGGACGCCACCGCGACCATCACGGACGACAACCGCTGCGTGCTCTACGTCTGGTACGACAACGAGTACGGCTACAGCTGCCAGGTCATGCGTCTGGTGCAGCACATGGCGGGCGTGCGGCCCCCGACGTTCCCCAGCTGA